The nucleotide window CGGGTGCATCCCTACAGCAATCGCTTCGGGAAGTTGTTGCGGCCGGAATTGCGCGCCCCGGCGACGGCGCGATCGTCATGAGCGGCGGCGACTCCATCGAGACGGTGCTGCGCTGGCGCGGGGCGGCGAGCTTTGGGTGGCTGGTGGTGCTGCTGGCGTGGGAAAGCATTCGTCCGGCAAGGCACTGGGCGGCTGGCTGGCGCGATCGCGGCCGTCATGCGGTGGTGAACGTGGCGCTGGCGCTCGGCAATGTGCTGATGGTCGCGCTGCTGTTTGCCTGGATCTGGCGCTGGGTGGCGATGGAATCGGCCGCCCGGGGGTTGGGCCTCCTCCACCAGGCCGCCCTGCCGAGTTGGGCCCACGCGCTTGCCGCAATCCTGCTGCTCGACGCCTGGACCTACGCGTGGCACCGGATCTGTCATCGGGTGCCGTTCCTGTGGCGGTTCCACCGGGTGCATCATTCCGATGCCCGCATGGACGTCACGACGGGCAACCGCTTCCACGCCGTCGAGATCGCCCTGTCGGCGGTGCTGCGGATCCCGCTGATCCCCCTGTTGGGAATCCGCTTTGGCGATCTGGTGCTGTACGAGACGCTGCTGCAGTTCGTGGTGCAGTGGCAGCACGCCAACTTGGTCCTGCCGCGGCGCTGGGAGCGTGTTTTGCGATGGTTCGTGGTCACGCCGGGGATGCACCAGGTGCATCATTCCCGGGCGCCGTCGGAGACCGACTCCAACTACGCTTCGATTCTGCCGGTCTGGGACCGGCTGTGCCGCACCCTGCAGCTTCGCGAGCATCCGGAGCGGGTGGACCTGGGGCTGGACGGCGAGGATGTCCCGGGGCGTCAGACCATCCGTGGGCTGATGCGGCGTCCGTTCCGGCCGTGACGTTGGTGGCGACTCCGCGCCGGGAGAAAACTGCAGTCCCGTCTTGCCCGGTGGGCGTACCCCGCCCAGATTGCGCGTGCCAGGGCCCATGGAACGCGGATGGGCGAACCCCGCCAGGGCCGGAAGGCAGCAACGGTAGCCTGCTCCCGTCTGCCGTGGTCACCCTGGCCTGCTCTCCATGACGCCGATTGCCCCCGAGGTATTGCTCGACGCCCTGAGCTGGCGGTACGCCACGAAGCGATTTGATCCCTCCCGCCGGATTCCCGACGCGACCTGGGGAGTTCTCGAGCAGTCGCTGGTGTTGAGTCCCAGTTCCTTCGGACTCCAGCCCTGGAAGTTTCTTGTGATCTCCGATCCGGAACGTCGCCGGGCGCTGGTTCCGCTTTCGTGGGGTCAATCCCAGCCCGCCGAATGTTCCCACTTTGTGGTCTTCACGGTCCGGCGCGGACTGGATGCGGCGCATGTGGACCGCTTTCTCCTGCGGACCGCCGCGGTGCGCGGCACCACCCGGGAGTCGCTGGCGGGGTACCGGAACGTCATGATGGGCAGTCTGGACAAGGCACGTGCTGCGGGGACGCTGGACGGTTGGCAGACGCACCAGGTGTACATTGCGCTTGGGCAGTTCATGGCGGCGGCCGCCCTGCTCGGCGTGGACACCTGTCCGATGGAAGGACTCGAGCCGGCCGGCTATGACAGGGCCCTCGGGTTGGAGGGCACCGGGTTTGCCACGGTGGTGGCATGTGCCGCCGGGTACCGCGCCGAAGGGGACAAGTACGCGTCGCTGCCGAAGGTGCGCTTCGAGGCGGACGATGTGGTGTGCCGCCTGTAGCGTAGCGGATCGGTTCTGATGCCCGTTCGGGGGGAGTGCCGGCGAAAATCCGTTCGGTCGAGGCATCCGGAACTTGCGCCCGGGGGCGGCGGTCCATCTCATTGTGCCGCTCACATGAAAGCCGTCTGCCTCACCGGGATCAACACGCTCACGCTGGACGACGCACCGAGGCCGGCTCCCAAGGCGGGCGAGGTGGTGGTGCGCCTCCAGGCGGCGGCGCTGAACCACCGGGATGTGTGGATCAAGCGCGGAGAATATGCCGGGGTGAAGTTCCCGGTCATCCCCGGGTCCGACGGCGCGGGCATCGTCAGCGACCTGGGCGAGGGAGTGGACCCGGCCTGGATCGAGCAGGAGGTCATCATCAACCCGGCAATGGACTGGGGGCACCACGAGCGGGCGCAGGAGCCGCGGTTCACGATTCTGGGCCTGCCCAACAGCGGCACGTTCGCTGAGTTTGTCAGCGTGCCGGTGGCCCAGCTGGCGCCCAAGCCGCCCCACTTGGACTGGGACGAGGCCGCCGCCCTGCCGCTGGCCGGCCTTACCGCATTTCGGGCCCTCTTTTCGAGGGCGCATCTTGAAGCCCATGAAAAGATCCTGATCACCGGCATCGGAGCCGGCACCGCGCTGTTCGGGTTGCAGTTCGCGGTGGCGGCCGGTGCGGTTCCGTTCGTGACCTCCAGTGCTCATGAGAAGCTGGAGAAGGCCCGGCAGATGGGTGCGCGACATGGTGCGCTCTATTCCCTGCCGTCGTGGGCACGGGAATTTGGGGAGCACTACGGCCCGTTCGACGTGATCCTGGACAGTGCCGGCGGTTCGGGTTTCTCCGACTTGGTGGACCTGTGTGCGCCGGGAGGTCGGATCGTGTTTTTCGGGGCCACGCGGGGGCATCCGCATGAGTTCCCGACCCGCAAGGTGTTCTGGAAGCAGCTCAGCCTGCTCGGAACCACCATGGGCAGCCCGGCGGACTTCGCGGCCATGACCCGGTTTGTCACCCGGCATGCCATTCACCCGGTCATCAGCGTCCGCTTCAAACTGGCAGAGTTTGCCGCAGCGTTCGACCTGATGGAACGAGGCGCCCAGTTCGGCAAGATCGTGCTCCGGGTGTGACCTTGTGGCGGGCGTCCCGCAGGGCTTCGGGCCTGGCGACGGATCCGGCCTTGCCGTGGAGTTCGCTTCGGACTACACCGGCCCGCGCCGGCCTTCATCGCACGTGCGCCGGTCTCGGGCCAGCTTAGCTCAGCGGTAGAGCAACGGTTTTGTAAACCGTGGGTCGTCGGTTCAATCCCGACAGCTGGCTCCATCAGCATCAACAGGTTACGAGGTTTCGAGGCCGCTGTGGTTGACTTTGGTTAACAATTGCGCAACAGTCCGCGCATGGAAGCACGGACCCGCACGGACCCGAAACCCGATGGACCTATCGTCGTTCGACTGGGCCGGACCACCGTGCGGATCTATCCGCGGGCCGCTGATCGGGGCCGTTCTGCGGGATTTCTGCTGGCCGACTATTCGGCTGGAAAGCGCCGCCTGCGGTGGTTCACAGACCTGAAGGAGGCGAAGTCCGAAGCGGTTCGGATTGCCGCGTTGATGAATGCTGG belongs to Verrucomicrobiia bacterium and includes:
- a CDS encoding zinc-binding dehydrogenase; protein product: MKAVCLTGINTLTLDDAPRPAPKAGEVVVRLQAAALNHRDVWIKRGEYAGVKFPVIPGSDGAGIVSDLGEGVDPAWIEQEVIINPAMDWGHHERAQEPRFTILGLPNSGTFAEFVSVPVAQLAPKPPHLDWDEAAALPLAGLTAFRALFSRAHLEAHEKILITGIGAGTALFGLQFAVAAGAVPFVTSSAHEKLEKARQMGARHGALYSLPSWAREFGEHYGPFDVILDSAGGSGFSDLVDLCAPGGRIVFFGATRGHPHEFPTRKVFWKQLSLLGTTMGSPADFAAMTRFVTRHAIHPVISVRFKLAEFAAAFDLMERGAQFGKIVLRV
- a CDS encoding sterol desaturase family protein is translated as MSGGDSIETVLRWRGAASFGWLVVLLAWESIRPARHWAAGWRDRGRHAVVNVALALGNVLMVALLFAWIWRWVAMESAARGLGLLHQAALPSWAHALAAILLLDAWTYAWHRICHRVPFLWRFHRVHHSDARMDVTTGNRFHAVEIALSAVLRIPLIPLLGIRFGDLVLYETLLQFVVQWQHANLVLPRRWERVLRWFVVTPGMHQVHHSRAPSETDSNYASILPVWDRLCRTLQLREHPERVDLGLDGEDVPGRQTIRGLMRRPFRP
- a CDS encoding NAD(P)H-dependent oxidoreductase encodes the protein MTPIAPEVLLDALSWRYATKRFDPSRRIPDATWGVLEQSLVLSPSSFGLQPWKFLVISDPERRRALVPLSWGQSQPAECSHFVVFTVRRGLDAAHVDRFLLRTAAVRGTTRESLAGYRNVMMGSLDKARAAGTLDGWQTHQVYIALGQFMAAAALLGVDTCPMEGLEPAGYDRALGLEGTGFATVVACAAGYRAEGDKYASLPKVRFEADDVVCRL